The window CTCCTCGGTTGCCGCGGCGCTCGACGCCGGCGTCGCGGACAGCGGCGACACGGTCGTCGTGGTCTCCGGGATGATGACGGAACTCGAAGGCACGGACACCGCGAACACGCTGAAGGTGCACGTCGCGGCGGAGACGATCGCGGTCGGCCGCGCCGTCGTCGCGGGCCGCGTCACCGGGCCGTTCGTTCGCGCGCCCGACGGCGACCTCACGGACGTTCCCGACGGCGCGATTCTCGGGATTCCTGCCGGCTTCGACGGCGAGTTCGACGGCGACCTCTCGGTCGTCGGCGGCATCGTCAGCGAGCGCGCCGGGATGACCGGCTACCCCGCGATGATAGCGCGCGAACTCGACGTCCCGATGGTGAGCGGCGTCACGCTCCCCGACGACCTCGCGGACGGAGACTCCGTCACGCTGGACGGCGAACGCGGCGTCGTCTACGGCGGCCGCCTCTAGCGACCCGCGGGCTTTTGCCGCGCGAACACCCAGCAGGGGTATGAGCGAGTCAGAGGAGTTCGACGACCCCGAGATGCTGCCGCCGCCGCCGATAGACATCGAGTCGCCCGACCCCGAGAACGTCGCGTTCTTCCTGCTCGGCGTCGTGGTCGCTGTCGTCGCCATCGTTCAGATCGCCCTGTAGCGGACAACCGTTTTGGTGCTTCGCGTCCGACAGTACGTATGGCAGTAGAGACGCTCCCGCTGTTGCTCGTGATCGGCGGTGTCGCCCTGATGGTGCTGGAGGCGTTCGCGCCGGGCGCGCACTTCGTCGTCATCGGCACCGCGCTCACAGTCGCCGGTGTGCTCGGTATCCTGCTCCCCACCGTGTTCGCCACACCCATCGCGCTCGCCGTCGTCGTCCTCGTGGTCGGCGGTGTCTCCCTCTGGGTGTACCGTCGCTTCGACATCTACGAAGGCACCGACGAGGGCCAGACCGAGGGGTCGGCGAGCCTCCGCGGGAAGACCGGGTACGTCGTGGAGCGCGTGACCGAGCGCGAGGGCCGCGTGAAGATCGAGGGCGGCGGGTTCAGCTCGCGGTACGCGGCGCGCACTCGAACCGGCGCTATCGAGGAGGGCACTGACATCATCGTCACCGACCCCGGCGGCGGGAACGTTCTCACCGTCGAATCGCTCGACGGCAGGGACGACATCGACCGCGAACTCGAACGGGAGCGCGAGCGCCAAGAGTAGGGAGGCGAACCTTTATCCGGGAACCGAGAGCAGATAGCGTATGGAACTCGCTCCCCTCCAATCGCTCGGTGGGAGTCCGGTCTTCACCGCGGTGGCGCTCCTGCTGCTTGGGCTGGCAGTCGTCATCGTCTACCAGATGGTGGAGATCGTGGACGCCTACGAGAAGAAGGCGCTCACGGTGTTCGGCGAATACCGCGGGCTGCTCGAACCCGGGATAAGCTTCATCCCGCCGTTCGTCTCCCGAACGTACGCGTTCGACATGCGGACGCAGACCATCGACGTTCCCCGCCAGGAGGCCATCACGCGCGACAACTCGCCCGTGACGGCGGACGCCGTGGTCTACATCCGCGTAATGGACGCGAAGCGCGCGTTCCTCGAGGTCGACAACTACGAGCGTGCGGTATCGAACCTCGCGCAGACGACGCTGCGCGCGGTGCTCGGCGACATGGAACTCGACGACACGCTGAACAAGCGCCAGGAGATAAACGCCCGCATCCGCGAGGAACTCGACGAACCGACGGACGAGTGGGGAATTCGCGTGGAGAGCGTGGAAGTCCGCGAAGTGAACCCGTCGCAGGACGTCCAGCAGGCGATGGAGCAACAGACCTCCGCGGAGCGCAAACGTCGCGCGATGATTCTGGAGGCGCAGGGCGAACGCCAGTCCGCCATCGAGACCGCACAGGGGGAGAAGCAGTCCGACATCATCCGCGCGCAGGGGAAAAAGCAGAGCCAGATCCTGGAAGCGCAGGGCGACGCCATCTCGACGGTGCTCCGCGCGAAGTCCGCCGAATCGATGGGCGAGCGCGCCATCGTGGAGAAGGGCATGGAGACCCTGGAGGCGATCGGACAGAACGAGTCGACGACGTTCGTGCTGCCGCAGGAACTCACGAGCCTCGTCGGACGGTACGGCAAACACCTCACCGGGAGCGACGTGGAGGCCGCGACCGAATCCCTCGACAGCCTCGACTTCGACGACGAAACCCGCGAACTGCTCGGGTTGGATGACATCGACGAGATTCTGAGTCAGCTCGACGAGGAGGCGGACATCGACACGGACAAATTAGAGGAGAAAGCGGAGGAGGTGATGGCTGGAAAGGACGCCGGGATGCAGGACGCCGAGTCCGTCATCGAGGAGATGGATCAGGAGTTCGAATCCGCCAACGACGACACGTCCGGCGGGTCGGCGGACGAGAACGGCGACGAGACGAAGTAAGGCAACCCTTTTCTCGGTCTGTCACCTACTCACACGTAGATGGTCGACGAGGACAAGCGTTCGACGCTCCGGCGGTTCGCGGCCGTCGGAGCGGCCGGCCCGCTGTCGCAGCTCCCGTCGAGCGACGACGGCGGGAGCGAGACGCGGGACGCCATCTCGGGCTACGTCGCGTCGACGCCGGGCGCGCACTTCTCGAAGCTCCGCGATGACCTCAAACTCGCCACCGGAGAAGCCCAGCACCACCTGCGGCGGCTCGTGGAGGACGGCGTAGTGGAAGCGCACCGCGACGGCGACTACCGCCGGTTCTTCCCCGCGGGCCGGTTCTCCGACTTGGAGCGGGTGGCGCTGAGCTATCTGCGGCGGGAGACGCCGCGCGGGATGCTGCGCGAACTCCTCCGCGACCCCGACGCGTCCGGCGGGGCGCTCGCGGAGTCGCTGGGCGTGTCGCGCCCGACCGTGAGCAAGTACGCGACCGAGCTCGAACGCGCGGGCGTGCTCTCCCGGGAGGACGGGTACGCGGTCGAATCCCCGGAGACGGTGTTGATGTTGCTCGTGCGGTACGCGGAGTCGTTCGACGCGGAGACTGCCGAGTTCGCCGCCGAGGCCGCGGATTTCGTCTCGTACGCTCCCTGAATCGGCAATAAGTCCTTTCAGTTCGCGGGAGTGAGTTCCCGTATGAGCAAGGAGTGACTGCCAAACCTGTCACGGCTCGAGTACCTCGCGGGCGCGGCGACGCTCGGCGCGCTGGGGACGGGGGGCGTGGTGTACAACGGCGACCTTCCCTTCTCGGAGTCGGAGACGCCGACGTACGTCGCCCAGCAGGGCTACCTCCGCTGGGAGCTGGAGCCGCTGTCGTACGAGAACCAGACGGTGAGGGAGTTCTACGGGTACGGCGACGGCGGGGACGCCGGCGCGAACCCGTCCGCGCCCCTCGCGGCGGACGACACGGCGAGTCGCGTGTTTGCGTACACGGGCCCCGTGAACGACAGCCTCGGGTTCCTGCACGGCGGGCCGAACGGCCCCGCGGGCGAGGCGGACTTCGCGTTTTCGGGATTGAACCGGTCGAAGGGCGAGTGGGTGGTGCGCGACGACCCCCTCGACGCGGACGACGACTACGAGCCGTGGGCGGGCGGGAACCAGCGCGTGGACTGGCAGTGGCCCGCGGGCGGGACGGACGGCGGCGCGTTCTGGAACGCGTTCGAGAGCACCGTGAAAGTGAACCCGAAGACGCTGTCCGGCGTGGACTCGTGGCGGTTGCTCTCCGGGCCAAACCCAGCGAATCCGACCGTGCACGAACTCTCCCCGGAGAAACCACTGAAGATTCGGGAGGCGAAGCGACCCGTGAAGACGATGAACGTGGACGTGATGCCGGACTCAGCGGACACCGTCTTCGACCCGTACTCCCAGGACACGCTCGACGTGGCCGTGAAACCCGGCGGGGAGGTCGGGCCGGACGACCTCGACCCCGGGAACTACTCGCTCTACTTCGGCTCCCGGGAGTACCTCGCCGGGCAGAACGGCGCGTCCCCCCAGAAGAGCATGACGGTAGAGG is drawn from Salarchaeum sp. JOR-1 and contains these coding sequences:
- a CDS encoding SPFH domain-containing protein, which translates into the protein MELAPLQSLGGSPVFTAVALLLLGLAVVIVYQMVEIVDAYEKKALTVFGEYRGLLEPGISFIPPFVSRTYAFDMRTQTIDVPRQEAITRDNSPVTADAVVYIRVMDAKRAFLEVDNYERAVSNLAQTTLRAVLGDMELDDTLNKRQEINARIREELDEPTDEWGIRVESVEVREVNPSQDVQQAMEQQTSAERKRRAMILEAQGERQSAIETAQGEKQSDIIRAQGKKQSQILEAQGDAISTVLRAKSAESMGERAIVEKGMETLEAIGQNESTTFVLPQELTSLVGRYGKHLTGSDVEAATESLDSLDFDDETRELLGLDDIDEILSQLDEEADIDTDKLEEKAEEVMAGKDAGMQDAESVIEEMDQEFESANDDTSGGSADENGDETK
- a CDS encoding lamin tail domain-containing protein, which gives rise to MYNGDLPFSESETPTYVAQQGYLRWELEPLSYENQTVREFYGYGDGGDAGANPSAPLAADDTASRVFAYTGPVNDSLGFLHGGPNGPAGEADFAFSGLNRSKGEWVVRDDPLDADDDYEPWAGGNQRVDWQWPAGGTDGGAFWNAFESTVKVNPKTLSGVDSWRLLSGPNPANPTVHELSPEKPLKIREAKRPVKTMNVDVMPDSADTVFDPYSQDTLDVAVKPGGEVGPDDLDPGNYSLYFGSREYLAGQNGASPQKSMTVEGDLLLKYKISAANFSLSDRTAYLVGKSKSGAWVRGTDTIHPGGFGTGDPSGNLVVSDLHVDAAGADEQNLNGEWVEFQNAGDATLDLTGYTVRDEEGWAFHLPDGFALDPQETVRLHTGSGEYGPHNLYWGVESEVWENGGGTVIVEDDTDTPVIEYEYPRN
- a CDS encoding winged helix-turn-helix transcriptional regulator: MVDEDKRSTLRRFAAVGAAGPLSQLPSSDDGGSETRDAISGYVASTPGAHFSKLRDDLKLATGEAQHHLRRLVEDGVVEAHRDGDYRRFFPAGRFSDLERVALSYLRRETPRGMLRELLRDPDASGGALAESLGVSRPTVSKYATELERAGVLSREDGYAVESPETVLMLLVRYAESFDAETAEFAAEAADFVSYAP
- a CDS encoding NfeD family protein gives rise to the protein MAVETLPLLLVIGGVALMVLEAFAPGAHFVVIGTALTVAGVLGILLPTVFATPIALAVVVLVVGGVSLWVYRRFDIYEGTDEGQTEGSASLRGKTGYVVERVTEREGRVKIEGGGFSSRYAARTRTGAIEEGTDIIVTDPGGGNVLTVESLDGRDDIDRELERERERQE